AGTTCATCAAAGTAGGAATAGTGGTGCAAATACAATCGGGGAAGCCTGTGTCAGCCAACGATACGCAATTTTTTTTTCAGCGATCTTTAACTGATGCAGATCCCCTGATTGCCTCTCTGTTATCTCAAGAGTCTTCTCGGCAATTAGATCAAATTGGTTTAATTGCATCTGAAAATTTAGTTTCGCAAGCCGTTATAGAGGCTCAATCGTCGATCGTCGCCAATAAGTATGCTGAGGGGTATCCCGGTAAGCGTTATTACGCGGGTTGTCGTTTTGCCGATGAATTAGAAGAAATCGCGATTGCTCGTGCCAATGCATTATTTGGTAGCCAATTTGCGAATGTACAACCTCATTCGGGCGCTCAGGCAAATAGTGCTGTCATGCTCGCCTTGTTGCAGCCGGGTGATACGGTGCTTGGCATGTCGCTTAATGCTGGTGGGCACTTGACCCATGGTGCAAGGGTGACGCTTTCTGGAAAATGGTTTCATGCGGTGCATTACGGTGTACGAACCGATACGTGCGAAATTGATTACGAAGAAGTTGCTAAGCTTGCTTTTGAGCATCGCCCACGGTTAATCATTGCAGGCTCCTCTGCGTACCCTAGAAAAATTGATTGGGCGAAGTTTAGAGAGATTGCCGATGCGGTCGGCGCCTATCTAATGGTCGATATGGCGCATATTGCTGGGTTAGTAGCTGCTGGATTGCACGAAAGCCCGCTGCCTCATGCGCATATTGTCACCTCAGCCTCGCATCAAACCTTGAGAGGGCCAAGGGGCGGCTTTATTCTTTCTAACGAAGAAGAAATTGCGCGTCAAATTAATGCTGCCGTCTTCCCTGGGATTCAAGGCGGGCCGATGATGCATGTGATTGCAGGTAAGGCCGTGGCGTTTGCAGAAGCTGCGACGCCAGCCTTTAAGGCATATGCAGAAGCAGTATTAGAAAATGCACGCGCAATGGGGGAAGTGCTACAAGAGGGTGGAGTCGATTTAGTCACAAAGGGAACAGATAACCACCTGCTACTAGTTGATTTACGACCGAAAGGCTTGTGGGGCAATGAAGCGGAAGTTGCCCTTGAGCGCGTCGGTATTACTTGCAATAAAAATGGTATCCCATTTGATACCGCCCCGCCAAAAATCGCCTCTGGTATCCGTTTAGGCACCCCGATGGGGACTAGCCGTGGATTTGGGGTAAGAGAATTTCAACGTATCGGCGAATTAGTGCTTGCAGTCTTGGCAGGTCTACAAATTGATTCCCGAGGTCACACAGACACGGAAAGACGTGTCCGCGATGAAGTCGCTGCACTTTGTCGTCGTTTTCCAATGTATACGTCGTAATAACTGTTTTTCATGTCGTTAGAACGATGGTAGCTAAGTGCGTTTTCCCTGACATTAACGTCAACGTTTTCACGAAATACAGCCGTCACAAAAGCTAGGCAGAGACGGTACTGTTCAGGAGATAAATGCATGTCTAACGTGTTTGAAAGCAGTATTGTTATTGATGGTCTAATCATTGCTAAATGGGGCCGTGATGTCTTTGAAGACATGCGTAAAGGTGGCCTGACCGCTGCAAACTGTACTGTATCTGTTTGGGAAGGTTTTCAAGGCACTGTCGATAATATCGCTAAGATGAAAAAAATGGTCGCTGAAAATGCTGACCTATTAACCTTGGTACGTAGCACTGATGACATCTTAGAATCTAAAGCCAACAACAAAACTGGCGTGATTCTAGGCTTCCAAAATGCACATGCCTTCGAAGATAACATTGGTTATATCGAAGCATTCTGGGATATGGGTGTACGTGTTGTTCAGCTTTGCTACAACACACAGAACTTAGTTGGTACAGGCTGTTACGAGCGTGACGGTGGTCTATCTGGTTTTGGCCGCGAAGTGATCGCTGAAATGAACCGCTTAGGCATGATGGTTGACCTATCTCACGTTGGAAGCAAAACGTCTGAAGAAGCGATTCTAGAATCTAAAAAGCCAGTGTGTTATTCACACTGTGCACCTCTCGGTTTGAAAGAGCACCCACGCAATAAGAGCGATGAAGAACTGAAATTCATTGCTGATCATGGTGGTTTTATTGGTGTCACCATGTTCCCTCCTTTCTTAAAACGCGGCATTGAAGCAACCGTTGATGATTATGTAGAGGCAATGGACTACATCATCAATATTGTTGGTGAAGACTGTGTTGGCTTTGGTACTGACTTTACACAAGGCTACGACAAAGGCTTCTTTGACTGGTTGACTCACGATAAAGGCCGCTACCGTCGTTTGACTAGTTTTGGTCGCATCAAAAACCCAGAAGGGATTGAGACTATTGGTGAAACGCCTAACCTAGCGGAAGCGATGAAACGCGCTGGCTGGAACGAACGCAAAATTCAGAAGGTACTTGGCGAAAACTGGCTTCGTACTTTCAAGGATGTCTGGGGAAGTTAATTCATCCCTTGCTTTTCGCCCCCTCCCTGGGGGCGATTTTTTTGCACGTTCGGTTCAATTGATGAATAAGAACTGAATATGTAATAAAAAGTGGTCAATACGCTTGTAATTTCTGCAAATTGTCACTAAATTGTTGTTAAGGGTTGTTTTGATTTAATTGCTGTCCCCAGACTAAAAAGGCGCGTAGACGCTATCTTTTAATTAGTTGTAACCAAGCTTTGTAATCTTTAATCAGGAGTGAGTCAGGATGAACAAAATGCGTAGGTTGTTGGGTTTGACTACAGTTGCGTTGGCTGTTTTAGGTGCTAACGCTGCTTTCGCAGCAGACAAACCAGAAATCAAAATCGGTTATGTTGAAGGTTGGGCAGATAGTGTTGCAACCACTAACGTAGCTGCAAACATCATTCAAACCAAACTAGGTTACCCAGTGAAACTAGTACCAGTTGCTGCTGGTATTATGTGGGGTGGTGTAGCTAAAGGTGATTTAGATGCTACCTTGTCTGCATGGTTGCCAGTTACCCACGAAGCTTACTACAAACAGTACAAAGACAAAGTGACTGTTGTTGGTACAAACTACGATGGCGCAAAAATTGGTTTGATCGTACCTGCTTACGTTACAGCAAAAACGATCGCTGATCTAGAAACACAAAAAGATGCATTCGGTAACCGTATTGTTGGTATTGATGCCGGTGCTGGTGTGATGAAAACTACCGAGCAAGCAATCAAATCATACAACTTAAGCCTAAAACTAATGCCTAGTTCTGGCCCAGGTATGATGGCTGAATTGAGCCGTTCTGTAGCTGCTCAAAAAGCTGTTGCGGTGACGGGGTGGATTCCTCACTACATGTTTGCTAAGTTCAAGCTAAAATTCTTGGAAGATCCGAAAAAAGTATATGGTGATGATGAACACGTTGATAGCGTGATCAACCCATCACTAGAAAAGAAAGCACCTGATGTGGTTGCATTCTTGAAGAAATTCCAGTGGAAAGGCCCAGAAATTGGTGGTGTGATGTTGGCTGTTGAGAACGGTGAAAAGCCAGCACCTGCTGCTGAAAAATGGGTGAAAGATCACCAAGCACGTGTTGGTGAGTGGTTGAAATAATTGAATCTGTGCTAGTGATTTAATGGCTAGCCAAATTCATGAAAAAACCGCTAGTGAAAACTAGCGGTTTTTTTATTGGTAATTGATATTGTTTGTATTGCACCTAATTATAATGAGCCTGTTTACCCATTTATTGAGTGCATTTTTATTTAATGCATAGCAGTATCTATGTCCGCATCTTGTTGTTGTTTGGCAATCAACTCTGTGAATTGATCTGCAGGCATTGGCGCATAAAATAAGTAGCCTTGACCTAATTTACAGCCCATATTGATTAACTCTTGTCGTTGGGGTTCAGTTTCAATGCCTTCCGCTACTACTTCCATGTCTAGCGTATGCGCCAAAGAAATAATGGCGGCAATGATCTTCTTCGCATTGGCATCCTTCAGCATATTGCTAACAAAAGCACGATCAATTTTTAGTCGGTTGACTGGAAAAGTCTGTAAGTGCGCGAGGCAAGAGTAGCCGGTGCCAAAATCATCAATCGCCACTTTGATGCCACTATTTCTAAGCAGTTGTAACGCGTCTGATGCATGCTCGGGGTCTTTCATTAGCATGCTCTCTGTAATTTCAAGCGAGACCATGGATGGGTCTAATTCACTATTTTTAATGATCTGAATGATATCGTGTGCTAAAGACGTTTGTTCAAAGTCAACCGCTGATACGTTCACAGAAACAGCTATTGCCTTACCATCTTGTGCCCAGAATTGCGCATGACTAAATGCCATGCGCCGTGTCCACTGGTCTAAATCTCGGATAAGACCATTATTTTCAGCAACAGGAATAAAGCGATCGGGAGGGACTTGGCCAAGTTTACTGTTGTTCCAACGGAGCAATGCTTCAGCGGCAACAATTTTTTGAGATTCCAATTCAACAATAGGTTGATAGTGTACTTTGCATTCGGACTTGGCTAATGCGTGTCTAAGTTGATTATCAATTTCTAATTTGTCTTTTATTTCAGGGCTAATTTCTGAGTTGTAAAAGTTGAATTTTCCACGTCCTGCTTGCTTAGCCTGCATTAGTGCAATGTCTGCATTTTTTAGTAGATCTCTACCATTGTCTGCATCGATAGGGTAAGTGGCAATACCTAGTGAAGCAGTCAACTTGAGGGTTTGTCCTGCTTCACGGATCGGTTTTACAACGGCGGCAGTAATACGTTCTAGTAGCACTGGCATCACATGAGGCGAGTTAGGGTCTTCAGATACAATGGCAAATTCGTCGCCACCAATTCTAGCAACAGTGCGATGTGATTCAAGATGGTCGGTTAAACGAGCGGCAATAGTAGATAGTACTTGATCGCCGACTTCATGGCCAAGTACATCGTTGATGGTTTTGAAACCATCCAACCCTATAATCACTAAGTTGACTTGTTGCTGATGCTTGTCTGCTCTGGAAATGGCTTGGTTAAGCCGATCTTCAAAAAGTCGCCGATTTGGGAGTTCAGTCAATGTGTCGTAATGCAATAAGTGTTGAATACGGTTTTGATATTCAGAACGCTGTCTTGCATCGCGAATCACTACCGCAATTTTGTCATTGTTAGGTGCTGGTAGTGGATTCAGTGAAATTTCAACTGCAACTAAATGACCGTCTTTAGCGATGACTTCCAGGATGGGTCGATGGCCCATTCCTTTGGCGATGGGGTTGTTCATGAATTGCTGCGCTAAGTGGCGATGACTAGCATGCATTTTTTCTGGTAGAAATAAATCAACGGACTGACCTTGTAATTCTTCTGGCTGATAGCCAAGGATATCGGCGGCAGCATCATTGGCTAACACAATTTCTAATGATTTATTGACTAATAAAATGCAATCGGGTGTTGCACCAAATACCAACTGATATTGATTGTTAGATTGTTGTAAACCCAAAATAATCTTATTTAGTTTTTCTAATTCGTCTTGCGCTAATAAGTTAGTTTCTAAAATGGCAGGAGATAGCCTTGGGTGAACGTTCGTAAAGGCATCTATAATAGAGCCAATCGAATCCCGCATTTTTTTATCTAATAAATGGACGCCATAAAAAGATAAAAAGGCACCTAATGCCATTAATGGGATATAAGCGGTAATAGATGTAGAATCAATAATCACCATGGAGATAGCTGCAAATATTGCGGCTAAACCCAGTGTCAGTATTGTGTACGGTACGCATTTGTTCAGGCAATCTCTGAAAGATTTAATTAACAACGCAAAATCTCCATCAATTAAATTGGAGTTGGGGGTAAGTCCCTATTATTACGTTAATGCTTGTTATGAGAAGGGTGGAGGGATGGTTTTTGGTCAAACCCTCGATAAATTTTTCATACTGTATACATTTTTCCCTATTTCTCTTTGCTTCTCCTTGTCGTCAAAAATGAAGAATGGTCGTCAAGCGGCAAAAATCTGTCGCCAAAGCGGTATAGTGACTTCGACTTGTCCGGCAACATGGCACGCATCTAACAAAGTTTCTTTTTGTGATTTGAATTTGTTTGCGACAGCCAGGAGAGCAAGTCATGCAGCCACAATTACCAATTGATGTAGATTCAGAAACAGGCGTTTGGTCCACGAACGGTTTGCCAATGCTCTACGTGCCACGTCACTTTTTCGTCAATAACCATCGCGCAGTAGAAACCGTGATGGGACAAGATGAATACGCACAGATTTTATACGATGCTGGTTATCGCTCTGCTTATTTCTGGTGTGAAAGCGAAGCAAAAACACATGGCCTAGAAGGCATGGCTGTATTTGAGCATTATTTGTTACGTCTATCTCAACGCGGTTGGGGTCTATTCTCTTTTATTAGCGCAAATGCTGAAACTGGCGATGCGCAAATTCGCTTGGACCATTCTGCATTTGTATTAGCGCAAGGCACAGCTGGTATTCCTAAGGTGCCAGAAAAAGCCTGTTATATGTTTGCAGGTTGGTTTGCAGGTGCGATGGACTGGGTGGGTGAGCACACTGGTCAATCTTACAAAACGGTGAGTGCCGAAACCCAATGTGCAGCAGAAGGTTTTGACTACTGCGTATTTACTGTTCAGCCGAAGTAATGAGGTAGGTCATGCGTTATCCAAATCTTTTTGCACCGATCACACTCAATAAATTAACGATTCGTAACCGTGTTGTGAGTACAGCTCACGCCGAAGTATACGCAGAACCAGGTGGCTTACCTGGTGATCGCTATATTCGTTATTACGAAGAAAAAGCGAAAGGTGGTTTGGGTCTAGCCATTTGTGGTGGTTCTAGCCCTGTGTCTATCGATAGCCCGCAGAGCTGGTGGAAGTCTGTGAACTTATCGACAGATAAAATTATTGATCCACTGAATCGTTTGGCGGAAGCAATGCACCGCCACGGCGCAAAGATCATGATTCAGGCAACTCACATGGGCCGCCGCTCTAGCTACTATGGTGAACACTGGCCTCACCTAGTTAGCCCATCTGGCATCCGTGAACCGGTGCACCGCGGTAACGCAAAGACCATTGAAACAGAAGAAATTCATCGCATTATTGCCGATTTTGCACAGGCTGCTCGCCGTGTAAAAGCCGCAGGTATGGATGGTATCGAAGTATCTGCAGCTCACCAGCATTTGATCGATCAATTCTGGAGCCCGCGTACCAACTTCCGTAATGACGAATGGGGTGGTAGCTTAGAAAACCGCATGCGTTTTGGCTTGGAAGTACTGAAAGCGGTACGTGAAGAGGTTGGCGCAGACTTCTGCGTTGGCTTACGTATGTGTGGTGATGAATTCCATGAAGATGGTTTGTCACACGAAATGCTAAAAGAAATCGCACAAGCGATGTCTGAAACCGGCCTGATCGACTATATCTCTGTTGTGGGTTCAGGTGCTGATACGCACAACACCTTAGCTAACTGTATGCCACCAATGGCATTGCCACCAGAGCCATTTGTGCATTTGGCTCACGGCATCAAAACAGTGTCTAAAGTGCCTGTAATGCATGCGCAAAGTATTCGTGACCCTAACCAAGCTGAGCGTATCTTGGCAAATGGTTGGGTGGATATGGTGGGGATGACCCGTGCGCATATTGCGGACCCATACTTGGTCACCAAAATTCGTGATGGCCGTGAAGATCAGATCAAACAGTGTGTGGGTGCAAACTACTGTATTGACCGTCAGTACCATGGTCAAGACGTATTGTGTATTCAAAACGCGGCTACTAGCCGTGAAGCAACCATGCCACATCAGTTTGAAAAAGCACCTCAAAAACGCAAAGTGGTAGTGGTTGGTGCAGGCCCATCTGGCCTTGAGGCTGCTCGTGTTGCACGTGAGCGTGGTCACGATGTGGTGTTGTTCGAGAAAAGCGATCAGGTTGGTGGCCAGATTAATTTGGCAGCTAAAGCACCTCAACGTGAACAGATGGCCGGTATTGTTCGCTGGTTCGATCTAGAAACGAAGCGCTTAGGTGTGGATCGTCGTTTCGGCGTGGCTGCGACTAAAGAAATGATTATGGCTGAACAGCCAGATATCGTTGTGCTAGCTACTGGTGGACGTCCATTCTCTGAGCAAGTGCCAGGCTGGGGTGTTGCTGAAGGTTTGGCTGTGACTAGCTGGGATATTCTGTCAGGCAAAGTGGCGCCTGCAGAAAACGTTCTTGTGTATGACTCAATGAGTACACACGCTGGTTTCGGTACGGCAGACTTTATTGCTAACCGCGGTAGCAAGGTTGAAATCGTTACACCTGACGTCAAAGTGGGTGATGACACCGGTGGTACCACCTTCCCAATCTTCTATCGCCGTATGTACGCAAACGGCATCATTCCTACACCTAACTACTGGTTAGACAAAGTGTATGAAGAAGACGGTAAGAAAATTGCTGTGCTTCGTAATGAGTATACAGAGGCATTAGAAGAGCGCGCAGTGGATCAGGTCATCATTGAAAACGGTATTACACCGAATGATGAACTGTACTGGGAAATGAAAGATTCGTCTGTCAATAAAGGTCAGACGGATGTTCATGCCTTGTTCGCTTCTAAGCCACAGCCATCTCTGCAAGAGCAGTTAGGTAACGGTAAGTTCCTATTGTTCCGTGTGGGTGATTGTATCTCTATGCACAATGTCCACGGTGCGATCTACGACGCGCTGAGGCTAGTGAAGGACTTCTAATATGGTCTCTTTTGCTCATATTTTGACAGGGCTGTTCTGGCTGACCATGGTAGTGCTGGCGCTTGGCTTGGCTAAGCGTTCGGCCTACTGGCGCCAAGGGCAAGAAGCGGCATTCTCTTGGGTGTCGCTACTAACCGTGCCAAAAAGATATTTTGTCGATTTACATCACGTGGTGGCTCGCGAGCCATATATTGCTAGAGTCCACGTAGCGACTGCCGGGGGGGCGGTTGCTGTGTTGGGTCTAGTTGCGTTGAATTACGGTTTGATGCTGTATCAAACCTGGCTCGACTACGTGATTCTTTTCTTTGCACTAGTCATGCTTGCTGGTTCGATTGCAGTATGGCAACGTCGCCGCAATGCACCTTCTCGTTTATCGAAAGGGGCATGGAGCCGTCTACCTGTTAGCCTAATTGCTTTTTCATTAGGTACAGCGGTATTGATGATTACGCATGCAACAGCATCTGTATACGTGATTGCTGCGTTGGCGATGGTGGGTGTGTTACTAGGGGCGATTGAGTTTGCGCGTGGTATTGGCGCAGGCGGCCCAATGAAGCACGCCATTGCTGGTTTGTTGCACTTAGCTTTCCACCCTCGCCAAGACCGTTTTGACGGTAAGCGTTCTACTGACTTAAAACCATTGAACCTTGAAAAAGGGGAGTTTGGTGTAGCGAAGCCTTCTGACATTACTTGGAATCGTTTGTTGTCTTTCGATGCGTGTGTGCAATGTGGTAAGTGTGAGGCTAATTGCCCTGCGTTTGCTGCTGGTCAGCCACTGAATCCGAAAAAACTGATTCAAGACATGGTGGTTGGTATGGTGGGTGGCTCAGACGCTTCGTTTGCAGGTAGCCCATATCCAGGTAAGCCAGTCGGTCAACATAGCGGTGCACCTGATCAGCCAATTATTGGCCAATTGGTCGATGCCGATACGATCTGGTCTTGTACGACTTGCCGTGCTTGTGTGCAAGAGTGCCCGATGCTGATTGAGCATGTGGATACCATTGTTAACATTCGTCGCAACATTACGCTAACGACTGGTGATGTGCCAAACAAAGGTGCTGAGGCGCTAGAAAACCTGCGTACGACAGATACCGTTGGTGGTTATCCTGTAGAAGTGCGTTACAACTGGTCAATCGACCTAGATGTGCCAGTGCTACAACCTGGCCAGCAAACCGATTGGTTACTTGTTGCTGGTGAGGGTGCATTTGACATGCGCTACCAACGTGCGCTTCGTGCCTTGGTTAAAGTGTTGAAGCATGCGGGTGTGCAATTCGCTGTATTGGGATCTGCTGAAAAAGATTGTGGCGATTTAGCAAGACGCTTGGGTGATGAAGCTGGTTTCCAACGTTTGGCAAAAGAAAACATTGCCTTACTGAAGAACTTGAAATTCAAACGCATTGTGACGCCAGATCCACACGTATTCCATTGTTTAAAGAATGAATACCCAGCATTTGGTGGTGAGTTTGAAGTGCATCACCACAGCCAAGTGATTCAATCTTTAATGAAGGATGACCGTCTACGTCTGAAGGCATCTGCCACTGCAATGCCAGACTTTACGTACCATGATCCATGTTACTTAGGTCGCTACAACGGCGAAACCGATGCGCCACGTAATGTGTTGAAAGGCATTGGCATCAAAGTAGTGGAAATGGAACGTTCTGGCATGAAGGCGCGTTGCTGCGGATGGGGTGGTGGTTCTGCATTTACCGATATCCCTGGTGAAGCTCGTATCTCTGACATGCGTATGCAAGATGTGAAATCGACTGGCGCAGCAAAAGTAGCCGTTGCATGTCCAAACTGTACAGCCATGCTGGAAGGTGTGGTGGGTGACCGTCCGGACGTGGTCGAGTTGGCAGAACTTGTCGCAGAACGCTTGGCAGATTAAGGGGAGATGATCATGCATGACATGCAAAACATACCGCGCATTGATCCACGCCGTCCTTATGTGATTGGCCCAAGCGGTCTCAAGCGGATCATTCTTGGTGCTGAAACTGGGATGAGAGACCCAATGCAAGTTTCTCATCACGATGAATCACGCGTGGCACTGAGAACAAATAAAGAAACAACAGCGACCGTATTGGTGGTAGTGCATAGCGATCGTGGCGCGTTAGACGAGCATGGCAAACAAGCCATTGCTGCTGCAGCGTTACTGGCGAATGCAGAGACCGCTGTGGTCGTAGCGATTATGGGTACTTGTAATGATGACCTTTCTGTCCTTGGTGCAGACAAGATCATCACTTACCCATCATTAGATGTGACTCGCTACTCACCAGAAACAACGGTAGAAGCATTGCGCCAATTATGGGGCGAGATTCACCCAGTCAGAATGTATTTGCCTGATACCGGTGCTGATGCAGAAATTGGACGTCGCTTTGCTGCGATTCATCGTAAAACCATCGCAACCGATGTGGTTGAAATTAACCAAACAGAAGTGCGTCGTTGGATCCCGGGTAATCGCTTTGCGGTTGCTAAACTGACAGATGTTGTGATGTTAGCGAAGAACGCAGTAGATACCAAATTGCCATGGGTGGGTAAAGGCGAAGTCGTTGAGAGCCCGACTGTCAATAGCGTATCTGAACGTGTTCGTGACTTGGGTATTTCTGCTAGTGCGCCAGAAAATGTTGCGCTAGAAGAAGCTGATGCGATTGTCTCTGGCGGTAACGGCATGAAAGACATGTCTACCTTCAAAGCACTGGCAGATGCTATGGGTGCGGCAACTGGTGCCTCTCGCGTGGCGGTGGATGATGGTCGCTTCC
This Leeia speluncae DNA region includes the following protein-coding sequences:
- the glyA gene encoding serine hydroxymethyltransferase translates to MSANDTQFFFQRSLTDADPLIASLLSQESSRQLDQIGLIASENLVSQAVIEAQSSIVANKYAEGYPGKRYYAGCRFADELEEIAIARANALFGSQFANVQPHSGAQANSAVMLALLQPGDTVLGMSLNAGGHLTHGARVTLSGKWFHAVHYGVRTDTCEIDYEEVAKLAFEHRPRLIIAGSSAYPRKIDWAKFREIADAVGAYLMVDMAHIAGLVAAGLHESPLPHAHIVTSASHQTLRGPRGGFILSNEEEIARQINAAVFPGIQGGPMMHVIAGKAVAFAEAATPAFKAYAEAVLENARAMGEVLQEGGVDLVTKGTDNHLLLVDLRPKGLWGNEAEVALERVGITCNKNGIPFDTAPPKIASGIRLGTPMGTSRGFGVREFQRIGELVLAVLAGLQIDSRGHTDTERRVRDEVAALCRRFPMYTS
- a CDS encoding dipeptidase, with protein sequence MSNVFESSIVIDGLIIAKWGRDVFEDMRKGGLTAANCTVSVWEGFQGTVDNIAKMKKMVAENADLLTLVRSTDDILESKANNKTGVILGFQNAHAFEDNIGYIEAFWDMGVRVVQLCYNTQNLVGTGCYERDGGLSGFGREVIAEMNRLGMMVDLSHVGSKTSEEAILESKKPVCYSHCAPLGLKEHPRNKSDEELKFIADHGGFIGVTMFPPFLKRGIEATVDDYVEAMDYIINIVGEDCVGFGTDFTQGYDKGFFDWLTHDKGRYRRLTSFGRIKNPEGIETIGETPNLAEAMKRAGWNERKIQKVLGENWLRTFKDVWGS
- a CDS encoding glycine betaine ABC transporter substrate-binding protein; this translates as MRRLLGLTTVALAVLGANAAFAADKPEIKIGYVEGWADSVATTNVAANIIQTKLGYPVKLVPVAAGIMWGGVAKGDLDATLSAWLPVTHEAYYKQYKDKVTVVGTNYDGAKIGLIVPAYVTAKTIADLETQKDAFGNRIVGIDAGAGVMKTTEQAIKSYNLSLKLMPSSGPGMMAELSRSVAAQKAVAVTGWIPHYMFAKFKLKFLEDPKKVYGDDEHVDSVINPSLEKKAPDVVAFLKKFQWKGPEIGGVMLAVENGEKPAPAAEKWVKDHQARVGEWLK
- a CDS encoding EAL domain-containing protein, translated to MVIIDSTSITAYIPLMALGAFLSFYGVHLLDKKMRDSIGSIIDAFTNVHPRLSPAILETNLLAQDELEKLNKIILGLQQSNNQYQLVFGATPDCILLVNKSLEIVLANDAAADILGYQPEELQGQSVDLFLPEKMHASHRHLAQQFMNNPIAKGMGHRPILEVIAKDGHLVAVEISLNPLPAPNNDKIAVVIRDARQRSEYQNRIQHLLHYDTLTELPNRRLFEDRLNQAISRADKHQQQVNLVIIGLDGFKTINDVLGHEVGDQVLSTIAARLTDHLESHRTVARIGGDEFAIVSEDPNSPHVMPVLLERITAAVVKPIREAGQTLKLTASLGIATYPIDADNGRDLLKNADIALMQAKQAGRGKFNFYNSEISPEIKDKLEIDNQLRHALAKSECKVHYQPIVELESQKIVAAEALLRWNNSKLGQVPPDRFIPVAENNGLIRDLDQWTRRMAFSHAQFWAQDGKAIAVSVNVSAVDFEQTSLAHDIIQIIKNSELDPSMVSLEITESMLMKDPEHASDALQLLRNSGIKVAIDDFGTGYSCLAHLQTFPVNRLKIDRAFVSNMLKDANAKKIIAAIISLAHTLDMEVVAEGIETEPQRQELINMGCKLGQGYLFYAPMPADQFTELIAKQQQDADIDTAMH
- a CDS encoding DUF5943 domain-containing protein produces the protein MQPQLPIDVDSETGVWSTNGLPMLYVPRHFFVNNHRAVETVMGQDEYAQILYDAGYRSAYFWCESEAKTHGLEGMAVFEHYLLRLSQRGWGLFSFISANAETGDAQIRLDHSAFVLAQGTAGIPKVPEKACYMFAGWFAGAMDWVGEHTGQSYKTVSAETQCAAEGFDYCVFTVQPK
- a CDS encoding NADH:flavin oxidoreductase — translated: MRYPNLFAPITLNKLTIRNRVVSTAHAEVYAEPGGLPGDRYIRYYEEKAKGGLGLAICGGSSPVSIDSPQSWWKSVNLSTDKIIDPLNRLAEAMHRHGAKIMIQATHMGRRSSYYGEHWPHLVSPSGIREPVHRGNAKTIETEEIHRIIADFAQAARRVKAAGMDGIEVSAAHQHLIDQFWSPRTNFRNDEWGGSLENRMRFGLEVLKAVREEVGADFCVGLRMCGDEFHEDGLSHEMLKEIAQAMSETGLIDYISVVGSGADTHNTLANCMPPMALPPEPFVHLAHGIKTVSKVPVMHAQSIRDPNQAERILANGWVDMVGMTRAHIADPYLVTKIRDGREDQIKQCVGANYCIDRQYHGQDVLCIQNAATSREATMPHQFEKAPQKRKVVVVGAGPSGLEAARVARERGHDVVLFEKSDQVGGQINLAAKAPQREQMAGIVRWFDLETKRLGVDRRFGVAATKEMIMAEQPDIVVLATGGRPFSEQVPGWGVAEGLAVTSWDILSGKVAPAENVLVYDSMSTHAGFGTADFIANRGSKVEIVTPDVKVGDDTGGTTFPIFYRRMYANGIIPTPNYWLDKVYEEDGKKIAVLRNEYTEALEERAVDQVIIENGITPNDELYWEMKDSSVNKGQTDVHALFASKPQPSLQEQLGNGKFLLFRVGDCISMHNVHGAIYDALRLVKDF
- a CDS encoding (Fe-S)-binding protein, producing the protein MVSFAHILTGLFWLTMVVLALGLAKRSAYWRQGQEAAFSWVSLLTVPKRYFVDLHHVVAREPYIARVHVATAGGAVAVLGLVALNYGLMLYQTWLDYVILFFALVMLAGSIAVWQRRRNAPSRLSKGAWSRLPVSLIAFSLGTAVLMITHATASVYVIAALAMVGVLLGAIEFARGIGAGGPMKHAIAGLLHLAFHPRQDRFDGKRSTDLKPLNLEKGEFGVAKPSDITWNRLLSFDACVQCGKCEANCPAFAAGQPLNPKKLIQDMVVGMVGGSDASFAGSPYPGKPVGQHSGAPDQPIIGQLVDADTIWSCTTCRACVQECPMLIEHVDTIVNIRRNITLTTGDVPNKGAEALENLRTTDTVGGYPVEVRYNWSIDLDVPVLQPGQQTDWLLVAGEGAFDMRYQRALRALVKVLKHAGVQFAVLGSAEKDCGDLARRLGDEAGFQRLAKENIALLKNLKFKRIVTPDPHVFHCLKNEYPAFGGEFEVHHHSQVIQSLMKDDRLRLKASATAMPDFTYHDPCYLGRYNGETDAPRNVLKGIGIKVVEMERSGMKARCCGWGGGSAFTDIPGEARISDMRMQDVKSTGAAKVAVACPNCTAMLEGVVGDRPDVVELAELVAERLAD
- a CDS encoding electron transfer flavoprotein subunit alpha/FixB family protein; translated protein: MHDMQNIPRIDPRRPYVIGPSGLKRIILGAETGMRDPMQVSHHDESRVALRTNKETTATVLVVVHSDRGALDEHGKQAIAAAALLANAETAVVVAIMGTCNDDLSVLGADKIITYPSLDVTRYSPETTVEALRQLWGEIHPVRMYLPDTGADAEIGRRFAAIHRKTIATDVVEINQTEVRRWIPGNRFAVAKLTDVVMLAKNAVDTKLPWVGKGEVVESPTVNSVSERVRDLGISASAPENVALEEADAIVSGGNGMKDMSTFKALADAMGAATGASRVAVDDGRFPRAKQVGATGKTVQSSMYMAIGISGAVQHLQGIKDCRHVIAVNIDESAPIVKRASLTVIEDSSSFMKAMLELVNDAKKVAGKE